The Deltaproteobacteria bacterium genome includes the window TTAAGCCCATGTATGCCCGCCAGCATCCACTGGCCGGTTTGGACACGGCCTCGTTCGGGCGACCGACCGAAGGCGTTACTTCGCCCAGGTATCCCAGGAAGTAACCATCACGGGAAACGATGTCCGGTTCGGAATGGCTTGATTCCTAAGAATCTCAATTTCCCGGGACGATCGGACCGTCGATCCGTTTTGATTGTTTCTCGCGAGAAAGCGGCTGGGGATCTTGCTTTAGCAGAAGAGGGAGTAGAATGGCAGGACCCAGCAGTCTTTTCGCTGGAGATTCGGTCAGCGTGATATAGCCCGGCTTGGTCACGATGTCCGACCCCGAGGGTCCGTTCACTGTGAGCGCCACCGTGTACTGGCCGGCCGCCGTGTACGTGTGCAGCGGGTTCTGCGCGGAACTCGTTCCGCCGTCTCCGAATGTCCAAAACCAGGAAGTCACGGCGTCCGTTGTTAGATCCGTGAAGTTGACCGTGAGCGGGGCCGCACCCTGGGTTGCATTTGCCGTGAAGTCGGCGACCAGGCCGGTTGTCACGGTATATAGCACGGGCCGGTAGTTCTCCAATGCGCAACGTAAACGCCGCGCCTGTTCGGGAGTGTAGTTGGTCATACAGGTGTCGTCGGTGTAGTCCATGTAGTTGTGGATGGGGTCCGGGCTGTTGCAGGTCACACTCGCCGAAGGGCAGCCGAAGACGGGCGATTGTTCACTGTTGGTGTCACAGATCAGGTCACCGCTGGAGTAGCAGCCGGGGGGAGTTGCCGTTTGACAACCACCTTCAAACGTATGTTCAAGTCCCAAATAATGACCCACTTCGTGCGTCGTGGTTCTACCCTGGTCGTAAGGGGGATTTCCGCTGTCTCGTCCAAAGGCGGAGTATAGAATGACCACTCCATCCCACACCGATCCGGCATCCGACTGCGGTAGATAAGCGTACCCGAGATACCCGCCGGCCGAGTTTGTGTATATGTTCAGATAGCGCGACCGATCCCAACCCAGGGCGCTTTTAAACCCATATTCGTCATTGTCTTGGAACCAGTTGTCGTTGGTAGTCCGGGTAATGCCGGAAGTGGGATTTCCGGATGGATCCACCGAAGCAAGACGAAAGCGTACTCCGCTTATCGTTCCGTTTTCTCCAGGCGTTCCTAAAATCGCCATAAAGTCTTCGTTGAGGATGTCTATCTGACTCTGAACACGGCTATCCGAAATATTCCCCACGCCGTCGCTTCGTATGATGATATGAACCACGACCGGGATCTCGTAGATCTGGGCTGGTGCATAGTCATCAAGATTAGCGGACTGGTTGGCGCCGCAATCAGAGGGACCTCCATCGGGTTCAAAACGAACAGACGGCGACACCGTGCCGCAGCGTCGCCCCGACTGTTTGAACGCATCTGAACTGAAGTAGTGAGAGAAGCCGGCGTAGGTAGAGCCGTCGACCGTCAACCGGCCGTCCTGATGAATCGTCCACCCTCTCGCATGCGCTTGGGAAAAGGAAACCAATAGGAAAATCACAGCCGCCGCTGCAAACCAACATCCAATTGCTGTTCGTTTCATCATTGCTCGTTTTCGCCCCGGAACCTCGCCGCGCATCTCCCTTCCGTGAGACCCGATAGGAAAACGACGGCAGCCGCCTCCAGGAGGGATTTAAGCTTCGGCGTCGGAGTTCCGATTTCTTTGCCCCAAAACCTGTGCGTTGGGACGGGGTTTTCAGTTGGCATATAAGACCGATACGACGGAATGAACGATTAATCGCCTTGTGAAGTATTATCGGAAGAAGTTCTGATTTCTTGAGCGTCTGGTCACTTGAAATACCATTTCGGTCCGACTTGCCCTTGGGAGGGTCCCGACCGATGACTAAAGAGGGGTGAAGCGGGGAAGGAGAAAAAGGCGCTTTTCGCGCAAATGAGAAAACCACGGGATGCATCTCGAACGTCGGAGTAATCCGCAAACTTCTGCGTCACTTCCGAGCCTGCAGTATTAAATCTTGGGTCCGGATTCGCTGCTACGCTTCACCTAGACGATTCAGTAGTTCTTCAGCCTGGGAAAAACCGGGGTTCAGCTTGACGGCAATGGAGAGAGATTTTGCTGCGCTCTTCTTGTCCTTTCCTTCAAGAAAAGCCACGCCGAGATTGTAGTACAGATTCTCATCGTTCGGGGAAATCTTGAGGGCTTGTTGGTAGTTGAGGATGGCTTCTTTAACTTTTCCTTGCTTCCTGTAGGCGATTCCCAATCGGTTGTATACGTCACGCATGGAGGGATTGAGGCTCAACGCATTTCCAAACGCTTCTTCGGCCTCTGCATGGAGGCCTGCCTCCATATATGCTTCGCCGATGGCCTTCGCCAGGGTCGCATCCTCAGGAAAAAGCTTTCGGGCCTGGGTCAACACCTCTTTGGCTTCGCCGATACGTCCTGATTTCAGAAGATCTTTTCCCAGTTCCATCTGGCGTTCCTGGTTTATCGGACTCAGCGCCACGGCTTCCTCGAGGGCTTTCATCGCTTCCTCATTCTTTCCGACGGCCTTGAAGACCCGATGCAGTCCCTCGAAGCCTTTGACGTATTTTGAGGATAATTCAACCGATTTCTTCATTGAACGGATGGCGCTCTTGTAGTCTTTATTCTTTTCGTGGGCCAAACCCAAATGATAGTGAGATCTGGGACTGAGGGAATCCACCATCAGCGCTTTCTTGAACTCTGCGATGGCTTGATTGGTATTT containing:
- a CDS encoding PKD domain-containing protein, encoding MMKRTAIGCWFAAAAVIFLLVSFSQAHARGWTIHQDGRLTVDGSTYAGFSHYFSSDAFKQSGRRCGTVSPSVRFEPDGGPSDCGANQSANLDDYAPAQIYEIPVVVHIIIRSDGVGNISDSRVQSQIDILNEDFMAILGTPGENGTISGVRFRLASVDPSGNPTSGITRTTNDNWFQDNDEYGFKSALGWDRSRYLNIYTNSAGGYLGYAYLPQSDAGSVWDGVVILYSAFGRDSGNPPYDQGRTTTHEVGHYLGLEHTFEGGCQTATPPGCYSSGDLICDTNSEQSPVFGCPSASVTCNSPDPIHNYMDYTDDTCMTNYTPEQARRLRCALENYRPVLYTVTTGLVADFTANATQGAAPLTVNFTDLTTDAVTSWFWTFGDGGTSSAQNPLHTYTAAGQYTVALTVNGPSGSDIVTKPGYITLTESPAKRLLGPAILLPLLLKQDPQPLSREKQSKRIDGPIVPGN
- a CDS encoding tetratricopeptide repeat protein, with protein sequence MKWKDLRVLVVDDHLNMRKMIVNMLKSHGFQHVVEAPDGTDALAKMEEGGVDIVVCDWNMPKMKGVQVLQWMRNHDATRDTPFLMITAEVDEKTVMQALEGEVDGYIIKPFKAQTLIEKLTKILERKEKPTPIEMHIKTGLAHLNSGNTNQAIAEFKKALMVDSLSPRSHYHLGLAHEKNKDYKSAIRSMKKSVELSSKYVKGFEGLHRVFKAVGKNEEAMKALEEAVALSPINQERQMELGKDLLKSGRIGEAKEVLTQARKLFPEDATLAKAIGEAYMEAGLHAEAEEAFGNALSLNPSMRDVYNRLGIAYRKQGKVKEAILNYQQALKISPNDENLYYNLGVAFLEGKDKKSAAKSLSIAVKLNPGFSQAEELLNRLGEA